tggctatctggatgtcttcttcggagaaatgtctgttcatgtcttctgcccattttttaattggattatttggtttttgagtgttgagttgtatcacttctttatgtattttggatgctaaccctttatcagctatgccatttgcaaatatcttcttgcatttagtaggttgccttttagttttgttgattgtttcctttcctgtgcagaagctttttattttgatgtagttccaataatttattttttagtttgtttctcttgccttaggggacgtatctagaaaaaaaattgctacagccgatgtcagaaaagttattgcctatgttctcttctaggatttttatggtttcaggtctcacatttaggtctttaatccattttgaatttatttttgtttgtagtgtaagaaaatgatccagtttcattcctttgtgtgTTGCTGTTTGcagcttttattaatttttcttcaggCTTTGCTTAAGAATTGGTTATGTCACAACTCAGTTGGATCCAATTATTGATAATCTTACAGAATCTGCATCTTAATACCTCTTAGAAGGTCAAGGACAGTTGTGATGATGGCGTCTTTagggagaacatttttttaaaagatttatttatttattttaatgagagagagagtgcactctCATGCAAGTGGGTACAggaggggggtcagagggagagaaactcaagcagactcctgttGTCTAAcaggtcctctctctctctctctctctctctctatatatatatatatatatttttttttttttttttttttttgccagagagaatatctttaaaatcaaacTCAACATTTTTGACAGAGGTTCTCAACATTCACTTGACTTATAGTCAGTAAATGGTTCTATCCTGCAGCTCACCAAGGGCTGTAATTTGTGGTCATTTAATCCTGAAAGATCCACCAGGAAGCAAAATTAGGACAGTCTTTAGATATTTTAGGGAATGTGTCTATGGCTGTGTATGTGATTTTAAAGcatgagggttttttgtttttaatatcttaaatAATGTTGGGCATGCTCTATGGTATATATCAGGCATCCCCAGCCCATTGGTTTATGTATTGAAGCAGACACAGAGCTTCTTCCTTAAAAAGGCACTCTCTCTGTCCATCAGTGTTCTCTAGGTCCACCTAACCCTTACTCCTTCATGTTCAAAAGAGGATTCTCACTTTGCCTCCACTTGACTGGTTATAAAGAATAGGGAATATCCTCCAATGTGGAAGTTGTCTGCTGCAAGTTCTAACCAGAGACTGACTCTCTGCCATCAAATGCTCAGTTCTGAGACATaatgtttattgttattatttcataGCCTTCATGACATAGCATTTATCTTATCTGCTCATTTGGTATCTGCATTCCTTCAATACCATATCATTCACTGCCATCTGCCTAGTGGTTgtcacataataggtgctcagtaaaattCGTGCAATACTTGAATGAGTATAAACCGAGGAATATGTAAGCCATCCATTCCTGTATATATTAGAAATTTTACTCTTGTATCAAGATGTtcagatcaggggcgcctgggtggctcagtcagttaagagtctgccttcagctcaggtcatgatcccagggtcctgggattgagcttgcttctccctctgcctcttcctctgcctccctccctctctgtctgtctctcatgaataaataaataaaatcttaaaaaaaaaaaatgttcagccGTCGCTCGCCAATGCCAGCGCCGCCTCTAGCTCACCGAGCTCTAGCCGAAGGAGAAGGGGGTAAGTAAGGAGGTTTCTGTACCATGGCTCCTAAAAAGCAGACTGCCTGCAAATCCACCAGTGGTAAAGCACCAAGGAAGCAACTGGCTACAAAAGCCGCTCGCAAGAGTGCGCCCTCTACTGGGAGGGGGGTGAGGAAACCTCATCGTTACAGGCCTGGTACTGTGGCACTTCGTGAAATTAGACGTTATCAGAAGTCCACCGAACTTCTGATCCGCAAACTTCCTTTCCAGCGTCTGGTGCGAGAAATTGCTCAGGACTTCAAAACAGATCTGCGCTACCAGAGTGCAGCTATTGGTGTTTTGCAGGAGGCAAGCGAGGCCTATCTGGTGGGTCTCTTTGAAGACACCAACCTGTGTGCTATCCATGCCAAACGTGTCACCATTATGCCAGAAGACATCCAGCTAGCGCGCCGCATACGTGGAGAACGTGTTTAAGAATCCACCAtgatggaaaacatttcattctttaaaaaaaaaaaaaaatttctcttcttcctgttatTGGTAGTTCTGAAcgttagatattttttttccatggggTCAAAAGGTACCTAAGTATATGATTGCAAGTGGAAAAATAGGGGACAGAAATCAGGTATTGGCAGGTTTTCCACTGTcatttgtgtgtgaatttttaatataaatgtgggGACATAAAGCATTAATGCAAGTCAAAATGTTTCAGCAGTTCAactttataacaattataaataaattataaataaacctgtTAATTTTTCTGGACAATGCcagcatttggatttttttaaaacaagtaaatttcTTATTGACGGCAACTAAATGGTGTTTGTAGCATTTTTATCATACAGTAGATCCATGCATTCGCTATACTTTTCTAACTGAGTTGTCCTACATGCAAGAACATGTTTTTAATGT
The sequence above is drawn from the Zalophus californianus isolate mZalCal1 chromosome 9, mZalCal1.pri.v2, whole genome shotgun sequence genome and encodes:
- the LOC113922792 gene encoding histone H3.3A — protein: MAPKKQTACKSTSGKAPRKQLATKAARKSAPSTGRGVRKPHRYRPGTVALREIRRYQKSTELLIRKLPFQRLVREIAQDFKTDLRYQSAAIGVLQEASEAYLVGLFEDTNLCAIHAKRVTIMPEDIQLARRIRGERV